A genomic stretch from Telmatocola sphagniphila includes:
- the purH gene encoding bifunctional phosphoribosylaminoimidazolecarboxamide formyltransferase/IMP cyclohydrolase, with translation MRIRIRRALLSVSDKSGLIDLAKVLAGFGVELISTGGTRKALAEAGLAVKDISEVTGFPEMLDGRVKTLHPIVYAGLLARRDLPEHMKTIADHQIQPIDMVVVNLYPFASTLAKPNATTEECIENIDIGGPTMLRAACKNFESVAVIPDPELYPKIIEELKANDGALELETRQSLAAITFERTARYDAAIADYFHRNFQKPSEEPIPALMAPFYKLKSTLRYGENPHQPAAVYIAPGIKHACVVQGQQLHGKELSYNNVLDADSALNLVREFSEPAAVVIKHNNPCGAAIASQLTEAFANAYDGDPQSAFGGIIAFNRVVDKQTAEIMATGQRFLECIVAPGFDDEAFQILTTKPTWKKNVRLLAVCDLMAHRPDPKVDFDFRRVDGGLLVQAQDRDADDLATWVPQTKRRGSDAELKELWFAWRVCKHVKSNAIVLAKNGMVIGVGAGQMSRVDSVQISIRKAGDRVRGSVLASDAFFPFRDNVDAAAAAGVRAIVQPGGSTRDQESIDACNEHDLAMLFTGIRHFRH, from the coding sequence ATGCGTATTCGCATTCGGCGCGCTTTGTTGTCTGTCAGCGATAAGAGTGGATTGATCGATCTCGCGAAAGTTCTAGCCGGTTTCGGAGTGGAGTTGATATCGACCGGCGGTACTCGCAAAGCCCTGGCCGAAGCCGGCTTGGCGGTGAAGGATATTTCCGAGGTGACCGGATTTCCGGAAATGCTCGACGGCCGGGTGAAGACGCTGCATCCCATCGTCTATGCGGGTCTGCTCGCCCGCCGCGATCTCCCCGAGCATATGAAGACCATTGCGGATCATCAGATTCAACCCATCGATATGGTGGTGGTGAATCTTTATCCGTTCGCCAGCACTCTGGCCAAGCCGAACGCCACGACCGAAGAGTGCATCGAGAATATCGACATCGGCGGACCGACGATGCTGCGGGCGGCCTGCAAGAATTTCGAGTCGGTGGCCGTGATTCCCGATCCCGAGCTTTATCCCAAGATCATCGAGGAATTGAAAGCCAACGACGGAGCCTTGGAACTCGAAACCCGTCAGAGCCTGGCGGCGATCACTTTCGAACGAACGGCCCGTTACGACGCCGCGATAGCCGATTATTTCCATCGGAATTTCCAGAAGCCGTCCGAAGAGCCGATCCCGGCCCTGATGGCCCCGTTCTACAAATTGAAATCGACTCTGCGGTACGGTGAAAATCCGCATCAGCCAGCGGCGGTCTATATCGCCCCCGGGATCAAGCATGCCTGCGTGGTGCAGGGGCAGCAACTGCACGGCAAGGAACTTAGCTACAACAATGTGCTGGATGCCGATTCGGCGCTCAATCTCGTTCGCGAATTCAGTGAACCGGCTGCCGTGGTCATCAAACACAATAACCCGTGCGGGGCGGCGATTGCCAGCCAGCTCACGGAAGCCTTTGCCAACGCGTACGATGGCGATCCTCAATCGGCCTTCGGCGGCATCATCGCCTTTAATCGCGTTGTCGATAAACAGACGGCCGAAATCATGGCCACCGGCCAGAGATTTCTCGAGTGCATCGTCGCTCCCGGTTTCGACGATGAAGCATTTCAGATTCTCACCACAAAACCGACCTGGAAGAAAAATGTCCGGCTATTGGCTGTCTGCGATCTGATGGCTCACCGACCCGATCCTAAAGTCGATTTCGATTTCCGCCGGGTGGACGGCGGACTCCTCGTGCAAGCCCAGGATCGCGATGCGGACGATCTGGCCACTTGGGTCCCTCAGACGAAACGGCGCGGCAGTGATGCCGAGCTGAAAGAACTCTGGTTTGCCTGGCGCGTCTGCAAGCATGTGAAGAGCAACGCCATCGTGCTGGCGAAAAATGGCATGGTGATCGGTGTTGGGGCCGGGCAGATGAGCCGGGTCGATTCCGTTCAGATTAGCATTCGCAAAGCCGGCGATCGCGTCCGGGGAAGCGTGCTGGCCAGCGATGCCTTCTTCCCGTTTCGCGATAATGTGGATGCGGCCGCGGCGGCGGGGGTGCGGGCTATCGTTCAACCGGGCGGTTCGACGCGCGATCAGGAAAGTATTGATGCCTGTAACGAGCACGACCTCGCCATGCTGTTCACCGGCATCCGACACTTCCGCCATTAA
- a CDS encoding tartrate dehydrogenase has translation MKMHKIAVIGGDGIGPEVIEESIRIVDAAGKKHGAQFDWQRLPWSSENYKKTGHMVPPGGWELLQQHDAIFFGAVGSPDVPETVTVHGLLLPMRRKFDQYVNLRPAYLYEGVPSPLKDKAPGSIDFLVFRENTEGEYAPIGGRIYEGMDADTAVQVSLFTRRGCDRILRAAFEAARKRKKILTSITKSNALTYGLGLWDDVANAVAKDYPDVKLRHLLVDAAAMDFVRKPETFDVVVASNLFGDILTDLSAMVTGSVGLASSANINPEKKFPSMFEPVHGSAPDIAGKGIANPLAAVLSSALMLDHLREESCAAAIRQAVAQVLKEGKTMPPDLGGKSKTREVADAVLAAL, from the coding sequence ATGAAAATGCATAAAATTGCCGTGATTGGTGGCGATGGGATCGGGCCGGAAGTCATCGAAGAATCGATTCGCATTGTCGATGCGGCCGGGAAAAAGCACGGCGCCCAGTTCGATTGGCAGCGCCTGCCTTGGTCTTCGGAGAACTACAAAAAGACCGGGCACATGGTCCCGCCCGGCGGCTGGGAATTGCTGCAACAGCACGATGCGATTTTTTTCGGGGCCGTCGGCTCGCCGGATGTGCCGGAGACAGTCACCGTGCACGGCCTCCTGCTGCCGATGCGACGAAAATTCGATCAGTATGTGAATCTGCGACCTGCCTACCTCTACGAGGGCGTGCCGAGCCCTCTGAAAGATAAAGCCCCCGGATCGATCGACTTTCTGGTCTTCCGCGAGAACACCGAAGGGGAATATGCCCCCATCGGCGGGCGGATCTACGAAGGCATGGATGCGGATACGGCCGTGCAGGTGTCGCTGTTCACCCGCCGCGGTTGCGATCGCATTCTGCGGGCCGCCTTCGAAGCTGCCCGCAAGCGCAAGAAGATCCTGACCTCGATCACCAAATCGAACGCGCTCACCTACGGCCTCGGATTGTGGGACGATGTGGCTAACGCCGTTGCCAAAGATTACCCCGATGTGAAACTCCGCCACCTACTGGTGGATGCGGCGGCGATGGATTTCGTGCGCAAGCCCGAAACCTTCGACGTGGTGGTGGCCTCCAATCTGTTCGGGGACATTCTGACCGACCTTTCAGCGATGGTCACCGGTTCGGTCGGGCTGGCCAGCTCGGCCAATATCAATCCCGAAAAGAAATTCCCCAGTATGTTTGAACCGGTCCACGGCTCGGCCCCCGATATTGCCGGAAAGGGGATCGCCAATCCGCTGGCGGCCGTGCTCTCTTCCGCCTTGATGCTGGATCACCTGCGGGAGGAGAGCTGTGCGGCCGCAATTCGCCAGGCTGTCGCCCAGGTATTAAAGGAAGGTAAGACCATGCCGCCGGATTTGGGCGGTAAATCGAAGACCCGGGAAGTGGCCGACGCCGTTCTGGCCGCTCTCTAG
- a CDS encoding ParA family protein produces the protein MPYRLAVASHKGGTGRTTTACAIAWLWGQNGLKVLLVDACRTKAASMIAIDGRGDCPWKNVSFCNTMPTFDRYDLECDVVVVDCPPLTEPESQDVLRNCDGVLLTCLADVLCLRTLPSSTVAIRQARDENPNLKVLGILLTHFDGEDSNQERTLEKLRESQMTLTFEPPVPMQPELREWPLRPGCDMPPGDARAAYAKLTGEMKKKIGIGKARTMVIA, from the coding sequence ATGCCATACCGGCTAGCAGTAGCCAGTCATAAAGGCGGAACAGGACGCACCACCACAGCTTGCGCGATCGCCTGGCTGTGGGGGCAAAACGGTCTGAAAGTTCTGCTGGTTGACGCCTGTCGCACGAAAGCCGCTTCGATGATCGCCATCGACGGCCGAGGCGATTGCCCCTGGAAAAATGTCTCCTTCTGCAACACCATGCCTACCTTCGATCGGTACGACCTCGAATGCGATGTCGTGGTGGTCGACTGCCCGCCGCTGACCGAACCCGAATCTCAGGACGTTCTGCGGAATTGCGACGGCGTTCTTTTGACCTGTCTGGCCGACGTTCTGTGCCTGCGTACCTTGCCCAGCTCCACGGTGGCCATCCGACAGGCCCGCGACGAAAATCCCAACCTGAAAGTCCTGGGCATTCTTCTGACCCACTTCGACGGCGAAGATTCCAATCAGGAACGAACCCTCGAAAAGCTTCGCGAAAGCCAGATGACCCTCACCTTCGAGCCGCCGGTGCCCATGCAACCCGAGTTGCGCGAATGGCCGCTGCGTCCCGGCTGCGACATGCCCCCCGGAGATGCCCGCGCCGCCTACGCCAAGTTGACCGGCGAAATGAAAAAGAAAATTGGAATTGGCAAAGCCCGTACCATGGTGATCGCCTAA
- a CDS encoding ParA family protein, with the protein MHKLLIASQKGGVGKTTTVVNLAMIAATAGRRVLLVDADPLGSVSACLKLSRKDGRGQPDPVSGKGWWWKAVLPNLDVVTPYAATSQSDEDLKAFLEKFPESDFHNHFEQVFVDSPPALLGDRTKTLLRTCDDLLIVIRAEPMAYRTLPGYLEELQEAQKEGASCQLKGILLTMPQGMEEDSEWEHQLRTRFGKNVFAEIVPYDPEANQAVLVGKPITLLSPESPAAKVYISLASSLGILKSQKPRKQNLENTSVSPELVAPLPRFQQSSSTTSPAPSRSGSKSSPSTPTPTPTRRTTPVAAKAVAVATRKSKAQVVGEPVAEAVVAPVKKPSTQPNLIILTLGAIIIGLATGVIALYIMR; encoded by the coding sequence ATGCACAAACTGTTAATAGCGAGCCAAAAAGGCGGCGTCGGCAAGACCACCACTGTAGTCAATCTGGCGATGATCGCCGCTACAGCCGGTAGACGGGTTCTTCTGGTGGACGCGGACCCGCTCGGTAGCGTTTCGGCCTGCCTGAAGCTCAGCCGCAAAGATGGTCGGGGGCAACCCGATCCGGTTTCCGGCAAAGGCTGGTGGTGGAAAGCCGTTCTGCCGAATCTGGACGTTGTGACTCCCTATGCTGCCACCTCGCAGTCCGACGAGGATTTGAAAGCCTTCCTGGAGAAATTCCCGGAAAGCGATTTTCACAACCATTTCGAGCAGGTGTTCGTCGATTCTCCCCCGGCTCTGCTGGGCGACCGAACCAAGACCCTACTCCGCACTTGCGACGACCTGCTGATCGTCATTCGCGCCGAACCGATGGCGTACCGAACCCTGCCGGGCTACCTCGAAGAACTCCAGGAAGCTCAAAAAGAAGGCGCCAGCTGCCAGCTCAAGGGGATTCTGCTGACCATGCCGCAAGGGATGGAAGAAGATTCCGAATGGGAACATCAACTCCGGACTCGCTTTGGCAAAAACGTGTTCGCGGAAATCGTACCTTACGATCCGGAAGCCAATCAGGCGGTGCTGGTCGGTAAGCCGATCACGCTGCTCAGTCCGGAAAGCCCGGCCGCGAAGGTCTACATCTCGCTGGCCAGTTCACTGGGTATTCTGAAATCTCAGAAACCGCGGAAACAAAACCTGGAAAACACCTCGGTTTCACCGGAACTGGTTGCACCTCTGCCGCGCTTTCAGCAAAGCAGTTCGACGACCTCCCCGGCCCCCAGCCGTTCAGGTTCGAAGAGTTCGCCGAGCACACCGACGCCCACTCCTACTCGCCGCACAACCCCCGTGGCTGCAAAAGCCGTGGCCGTGGCAACGCGCAAGTCGAAGGCCCAAGTCGTCGGGGAGCCGGTTGCCGAAGCCGTGGTTGCTCCGGTCAAGAAGCCCTCGACTCAGCCTAACTTGATCATTCTGACTCTGGGCGCAATCATCATCGGTTTGGCGACCGGAGTGATCGCTCTGTATATCATGCGATAA